Genomic window (Methanothrix sp.):
GGCATCCAGTGCCCATGATTCAGCTCGATGAGACGGGCCTGCCTCTCTATGCTCTGTACCACAACTGGCTCATGTCCAAGGATGTCTGGATAATAGGGCGTTACTTTTCATCGCTGGTGAGGCCAGCCGCAGAATTCCTCGTCGGCTCAATCGACAGAACGACAAATCTGCCCGCTGAGAGCTTTGACCTGTGGGAGGAAAGGAGAGGGTCACATGCATACACTGCGGCTGTTGTCCATGCTGGCCTCCGCGGAGCCTCAGAGATTGCGAGGATTTTGGGTAACGAGAAGTTTCACTCGAGGTGGTCGCAAGCTGCAGAGCTCATCAGGCATGCTGCGCTGGATCTTTATGATGACAGCATCATGCATTTCAGCCGCTCCCCTTCGGACTCCACACTTGATGCATCGGTTTTCAGCATCTGGTACTTTGAATTGCTGCCGGCAAACGATCCAAGAGTGGTCAATACGATGCGGGCTATTGAGAGAGAGCTTACCCGCCCGTCAGGAGGCGTTGCCCGTTATATGCACGATAGCTATCATGGCTACATGAACAGCTGGATCATATGTACGCTTTGGCTGGCACAGTGGCATATCGCAGTGGGAAGCCTGGATCGTGCCCTGGAACTCATAAAATGGTGTTCGGATCACACATTCTCTACAGGCTTGATGCCTGAGCAGGTCAGTGATGATAACACTTTCAGGTCGGTTCTTCCACTGATGTGGTCTCACTGCACATTCGTTTTGGCAGTCCTGGAATATCTCAGGGCTGTTTCGGATAATCAGCGTAAAGAATAGCGAGGCTGTGCATCTGCTGGATCACATCGATTAGCCTCTGATTTATTTGAATCGATGCGCATGTCGATTGGGACTGGTTCTCGAACAATTCGCTTCGATCACGAAAGGTTTTTTAACAACCAGGACTTTAACCCAGACGAGCAAGCGATTCAGATCGCCTGGAGCTTGCGGTAAAGGAGGCTTGATATGAATATAGTTCTGCTCGGCCCACCGGGATCTGGGAAGGGGACCCAGGCCAAGATGATCGCTGAGAAGTTCAATGTGAAGCACATATCCACCGGAGACATACTCAGGGAGCACGTGAGGAACGGAACTGAGCTTGGGAAAGAGGCGAAGAAGTACATGGACGCAGGCCAGCTTGTGCCGGACTCGATACTGATAGGCATAATCAAGGATCGTCTCTCAAAGCCGGATGTGGCTGGTGGCTACATGCTTGATGGGTATCCGAGAACCATCCCCCAGGCAGAGGCGCTGGACAAGATACTGCCTGAGCTGAAACAGAAGATCGATGTAGTTCTCAACATAGATGTTCCCGATGAGGAGCTGGTGAGGAGGCTCAGCGGAAGGCGGATGTGCAAGTGCGGCAGGAGCTACCACATAATCTTCAACCCCCCGAAGGTTCCCGGAAAGTGCGATGCCTGCGGAGGCGAGCTCTACCACAGGGACGATGACAAGGAGGAGGCGATACTCAACAGGCTCAAGGTGTACAAGCAGCAGACCCAGCCGCTGATCGATTACTACACAAAGGCGGGCCTGATCGCAAACATTAACGGCGCAGGCGAGATCAACCAGATATTCGATGAGATATCAAAGGTACTGAGCAGGTTCAAGTGATCGGGCAGGTCAACCTGCCATTTTTGTATTTTCGCAGTGATT
Coding sequences:
- a CDS encoding adenylate kinase produces the protein MNIVLLGPPGSGKGTQAKMIAEKFNVKHISTGDILREHVRNGTELGKEAKKYMDAGQLVPDSILIGIIKDRLSKPDVAGGYMLDGYPRTIPQAEALDKILPELKQKIDVVLNIDVPDEELVRRLSGRRMCKCGRSYHIIFNPPKVPGKCDACGGELYHRDDDKEEAILNRLKVYKQQTQPLIDYYTKAGLIANINGAGEINQIFDEISKVLSRFK